A window of the Serinus canaria isolate serCan28SL12 chromosome 27, serCan2020, whole genome shotgun sequence genome harbors these coding sequences:
- the LOC103824578 gene encoding olfactory receptor 6F1 isoform X3 — protein MANGTSVKEFILLGFPGTWQLRVSFVVVFALMYTLTVIGNASIIALVWRSSNLHTPMYFFLCNLSFLEIWYTTGVVPKAIGVMLGTSQTISFSVCIFQLFFLLSLGSTECFLLSVMAYDRYLAICCPLRYSSLMSSVLSVRLALSSWLGGFMAISLLAFLTSRLTFCGPDVINHFLCDIDSCLALSCSDTWHVELATFLVSIIVVVASCVVTLVSYMYIISSILRIQSGHGRKKAFSTCSAHLSVVTIWYGSTMFLYVKPSAQNSLDLNKIVNTFNTVVTPLLNPFIYTLRNQEVKLALGRAFQKK, from the coding sequence ATGGCAAATGGGACAAGTGTAAAAGAGTTCATCCTTCTTGGCTTCCCAGGGACATGGCAACTCCGAGTCTCctttgtggtggtgtttgcacTGATGTACACCCTGACAGTGATAGGTAATGCATCCATCATAGCCCTTGTGTGGAGAAGCAGCAACCTACACACCCCAATGTACTTTTTCCTCTGTAATCTCTCCTTTCTGGAGATCTGGTACACTACAGGTGTTGTTCCCAAAGCCATAGGAGTCATGCTGGGGACTAGCCAGACCATCTCCTTCAGTGTCTGCATCTTCcagttgttttttcttctctctctagGCTCCACTGAGTGTTTTCTCCTGTCTGTCATGGCCTATGACCGCTACTTAGCCATATGTTGCCCCCTGAGGTACAGCTCCCTCATGAGCAGTGTCCTCTCTGTTCGGCTGGcactcagctcctggctgggaggtTTTATGGCCATTTCCCTGCTGGCCTTTCTGACGTCCAGGCTGACTTTCTGTGGGCCAGATGTCATCAATCATTTTCTATGTGATATAGATTCCTGCCTTGCCCTCTCCTGCAGCGATACATGGCATGTGGAGCTAGCAACCTTCCTTGTCTCTATAATTGTTGTGGTGGCCTCCTGTGTGGTCACCCTGGTCTCCTACATGTACATCATCTCTTCCATCCTGCGGATCCAGTCAGGTCATGGCCGGAAAAAGGCCTTTTCCACCTGCTCTGCCCATCTCAGTGTTGTCACTATCTGGTATGGCTCCACCATGTTCCTGTATGTCAAGCCATCAGCCCAGAACTCCCTGGATCTGAACAAAATCGTGAATACCTTTAACACAGTGGTAACTCCTTTGTTGAACCCCTTCATTTACACACTCAGAAACCAAGAGGTCAAGCTCGCTCTGGGACGGGCTTTCCAGAAAAAGTGA
- the LOC103824579 gene encoding feather keratin Cos1-1/Cos1-3/Cos2-1-like: MSCNTQCRPCQPCGPTPLANSCNECCVRQCQDSTVVIEPPAVVVTLPGPILSSFPQNTVVGSSTSAAVGNILSSDGVPINSGGFDISSITRRYGGRRGLPC; the protein is encoded by the coding sequence ATGTCCTGCAACACCCAGTGCcgtccctgccagccctgtggcccCACCCCACTGGCCAACAGCTGCAATGAGTgctgtgtcaggcagtgccaggactcCACTGTTGTCATTGAGCCACCTGCTGTGgtggtgaccctgcctgggcccatcctgagctccttcccacagaacACTGTGGTGGgatcctccacctctgctgctgttggcaacATCCTCAGCTCTGACGGAGTGCCCATCAACTCTGGGGGCTTTGACATCTCCAGCATCACCAGGCGCTATGGTGGAAGGAGGGGCCTCCCCTGCTAA
- the LOC103824578 gene encoding olfactory receptor 6F1 isoform X1 produces MKLSWREFTLCVHAHKAPFSGITVVAVRGRRSGGEAVRSYWMERKQGQAVAISLNQGDHGYLGRTVHEKMSFGSFPLANLTDLNTWKDMANGTSVKEFILLGFPGTWQLRVSFVVVFALMYTLTVIGNASIIALVWRSSNLHTPMYFFLCNLSFLEIWYTTGVVPKAIGVMLGTSQTISFSVCIFQLFFLLSLGSTECFLLSVMAYDRYLAICCPLRYSSLMSSVLSVRLALSSWLGGFMAISLLAFLTSRLTFCGPDVINHFLCDIDSCLALSCSDTWHVELATFLVSIIVVVASCVVTLVSYMYIISSILRIQSGHGRKKAFSTCSAHLSVVTIWYGSTMFLYVKPSAQNSLDLNKIVNTFNTVVTPLLNPFIYTLRNQEVKLALGRAFQKK; encoded by the exons ATGAAGCTGAGCTGGAGAGAGTTTACACtttgtgtgcatgcacacaaaGCTCCCTTTAGTGGAATTACAGTGGTGGCAGTGAGAGGGAGAAGATCGGGAGGGGAAGCTGTCAGATCCTACTGGATGGAGAGGAAACAAGGTCAGGCAGTTGCCATCAGCTTGAA CCAAGGGGACCATGGCTACCTTGGGAGGACGGTGCatgaaaaaatgtcatttggaTCATTTCCACTGGCAAATCTG acAGACCTCAACACTTGGAAGGACATGGCAAATGGGACAAGTGTAAAAGAGTTCATCCTTCTTGGCTTCCCAGGGACATGGCAACTCCGAGTCTCctttgtggtggtgtttgcacTGATGTACACCCTGACAGTGATAGGTAATGCATCCATCATAGCCCTTGTGTGGAGAAGCAGCAACCTACACACCCCAATGTACTTTTTCCTCTGTAATCTCTCCTTTCTGGAGATCTGGTACACTACAGGTGTTGTTCCCAAAGCCATAGGAGTCATGCTGGGGACTAGCCAGACCATCTCCTTCAGTGTCTGCATCTTCcagttgttttttcttctctctctagGCTCCACTGAGTGTTTTCTCCTGTCTGTCATGGCCTATGACCGCTACTTAGCCATATGTTGCCCCCTGAGGTACAGCTCCCTCATGAGCAGTGTCCTCTCTGTTCGGCTGGcactcagctcctggctgggaggtTTTATGGCCATTTCCCTGCTGGCCTTTCTGACGTCCAGGCTGACTTTCTGTGGGCCAGATGTCATCAATCATTTTCTATGTGATATAGATTCCTGCCTTGCCCTCTCCTGCAGCGATACATGGCATGTGGAGCTAGCAACCTTCCTTGTCTCTATAATTGTTGTGGTGGCCTCCTGTGTGGTCACCCTGGTCTCCTACATGTACATCATCTCTTCCATCCTGCGGATCCAGTCAGGTCATGGCCGGAAAAAGGCCTTTTCCACCTGCTCTGCCCATCTCAGTGTTGTCACTATCTGGTATGGCTCCACCATGTTCCTGTATGTCAAGCCATCAGCCCAGAACTCCCTGGATCTGAACAAAATCGTGAATACCTTTAACACAGTGGTAACTCCTTTGTTGAACCCCTTCATTTACACACTCAGAAACCAAGAGGTCAAGCTCGCTCTGGGACGGGCTTTCCAGAAAAAGTGA
- the LOC108963618 gene encoding uncharacterized protein LOC108963618 has translation MERERRREKRSRRSQSTEPGLRGTARLGRRSGGMRRCRGAGLPALAALLIVAAVRGQLQQEPFLEIVEGTSISIKCSHPNIKTGDFIYFYRQLPGQSPELLAMTTKAPKEVRAPKGRMSVSADRRSSALWLAGPRRGDAAVYYCALGATARGAGAAAGHEPPWAGPAGASRGRCRSALPGRGSAAPSSAPSPPHRQRTATHGPQAARNLRSHSPHTQPGLPSLPSPTLPHTELLRAAPLPAPLALRPRLLLLLSACFAKHRAAP, from the exons atggagagagagaggagaagagagaaaaggagtcGGCGCAGTCAGAGCACAGAGCCGGGGCTCAGGGGCACAGCGAGGCTCGGCCGGCGGAGCGGCGGCATGCGGCGGTGTCGGGGCGCGGGGCTGCCGGcgctggcagcactgctgatcG TGGCTGCGGTCAGAGGCCAATTGCAGCAGGAGCCATTCCTGGAGATCGTCGAGGGCACCAGCATCAGCATCAAGTGCTCACACCCCAATATCAAAACTGGCGATTTCATCTATTTCTACCGTCAGCTGCCGGGCCAAAGCCCCGAACTCTTGGCCATGACTACTAAAGCACCCAAGGAGGTGCGAGCCCCTAAAGGACGCATGTCGGTGTCAGCAGATCGGCGATCGAGCGCGCTGTGGCTCGCTGGGCCCCGGCGCGGGGACGCGGCCGTGTATTACTGCGCGCTGGGCGCCACGGCCAGAGGAGCCGGGGCTGCGGCCGGGCACGAACCGCCGTgggcggggccggccggggccAGCAGGGGGCGCTGCCGCTCCGCCCTCCCTGGCCGCGGCTCcgcagctccttcctctgccccgAGCCCGCCCCACCGACAGCGCACAGCCACGCACGGCCCCCAAGCCGCCCGCAACCTGCGCTCACACAGTCCCCACACACAGCCCGGCCTCCCCTCGCTCCCGAGCCCGACTCTGCCTCACACCGAACTGCTGCgggctgcccctctgccagcGCCTCTCGCCCTCCGGCcacggctgctgctgctgctctcagcgtgctttgcaaagcacagagctgctccttga
- the LOC108963621 gene encoding feather keratin Cos1-2 — protein sequence MSCYTRCQPCQPCGPTPLGSSCNEPCVRQCQDSTVFIQPSPVVVTLPGPILSSFPQNTVVGSSTSAAVGNILSSEGVPINSGGFDLSCITNRYGGSRCRPC from the coding sequence ATGTCCTGCTACAcccggtgccagccctgccagccctgtggcccCACCccgctgggcagcagctgcaatgagccctgtgtcaggcagtgccaggactcCACCGTGTTCATCCAGCCCTCGCCCGTGGTGGTGACCCTGCCTggccccatcctcagctccttcccacagaacACTGTGGTGGgatcctccacctctgctgctgttggcaacATCCTCAGCTCTGAGGGAGTGCCCATCAACTCTGGGGGCTTTGACCTCTCCTGCATCACCAACCGCTATGGTGGCAGCAGATGCCGTCCCTGCTAA
- the LOC103824578 gene encoding olfactory receptor 6F1 isoform X2, whose amino-acid sequence MSFGSFPLANLTDLNTWKDMANGTSVKEFILLGFPGTWQLRVSFVVVFALMYTLTVIGNASIIALVWRSSNLHTPMYFFLCNLSFLEIWYTTGVVPKAIGVMLGTSQTISFSVCIFQLFFLLSLGSTECFLLSVMAYDRYLAICCPLRYSSLMSSVLSVRLALSSWLGGFMAISLLAFLTSRLTFCGPDVINHFLCDIDSCLALSCSDTWHVELATFLVSIIVVVASCVVTLVSYMYIISSILRIQSGHGRKKAFSTCSAHLSVVTIWYGSTMFLYVKPSAQNSLDLNKIVNTFNTVVTPLLNPFIYTLRNQEVKLALGRAFQKK is encoded by the exons atgtcatttggaTCATTTCCACTGGCAAATCTG acAGACCTCAACACTTGGAAGGACATGGCAAATGGGACAAGTGTAAAAGAGTTCATCCTTCTTGGCTTCCCAGGGACATGGCAACTCCGAGTCTCctttgtggtggtgtttgcacTGATGTACACCCTGACAGTGATAGGTAATGCATCCATCATAGCCCTTGTGTGGAGAAGCAGCAACCTACACACCCCAATGTACTTTTTCCTCTGTAATCTCTCCTTTCTGGAGATCTGGTACACTACAGGTGTTGTTCCCAAAGCCATAGGAGTCATGCTGGGGACTAGCCAGACCATCTCCTTCAGTGTCTGCATCTTCcagttgttttttcttctctctctagGCTCCACTGAGTGTTTTCTCCTGTCTGTCATGGCCTATGACCGCTACTTAGCCATATGTTGCCCCCTGAGGTACAGCTCCCTCATGAGCAGTGTCCTCTCTGTTCGGCTGGcactcagctcctggctgggaggtTTTATGGCCATTTCCCTGCTGGCCTTTCTGACGTCCAGGCTGACTTTCTGTGGGCCAGATGTCATCAATCATTTTCTATGTGATATAGATTCCTGCCTTGCCCTCTCCTGCAGCGATACATGGCATGTGGAGCTAGCAACCTTCCTTGTCTCTATAATTGTTGTGGTGGCCTCCTGTGTGGTCACCCTGGTCTCCTACATGTACATCATCTCTTCCATCCTGCGGATCCAGTCAGGTCATGGCCGGAAAAAGGCCTTTTCCACCTGCTCTGCCCATCTCAGTGTTGTCACTATCTGGTATGGCTCCACCATGTTCCTGTATGTCAAGCCATCAGCCCAGAACTCCCTGGATCTGAACAAAATCGTGAATACCTTTAACACAGTGGTAACTCCTTTGTTGAACCCCTTCATTTACACACTCAGAAACCAAGAGGTCAAGCTCGCTCTGGGACGGGCTTTCCAGAAAAAGTGA